One Gloeothece verrucosa PCC 7822 DNA window includes the following coding sequences:
- a CDS encoding transglutaminase-like domain-containing protein → MDIRVGYDIVINSPTPVGMLLLLYTHPSRAKDLKTPEKLKLEPNIPIEEFIDSFGNRCARILTPVGQLRLYNDIIINDNGKPDPLNWKAIQYPISQLPSETLQYLLASRYCEVDLLSEVAWSLFGETTPGWARVQAICDWIHSNITYGYEYTYPHKTAYQVYTERAGVCRDFTHLAITFCRCLNIPARYCAGYLGDIGVEPLTTPMDFHAWFEVFLGGQWYAFDARHNRPRIGRILMVRGRDATDTAFMTSFGAYELVQLKVWALEMKTYQISAA, encoded by the coding sequence ATGGATATTCGAGTTGGTTACGACATTGTTATTAATTCTCCTACCCCTGTGGGAATGCTCTTATTGCTCTATACTCATCCTTCCCGAGCAAAAGATTTAAAAACCCCTGAAAAACTCAAACTTGAGCCAAATATTCCTATTGAGGAGTTTATTGACAGTTTCGGTAACCGATGTGCCCGTATCTTGACACCTGTTGGACAGTTGCGGCTCTATAATGATATAATAATCAATGATAATGGAAAACCCGACCCCCTTAACTGGAAAGCTATACAATATCCTATATCTCAATTACCTTCTGAGACGTTACAGTATCTTCTAGCGAGTCGATATTGTGAAGTAGATCTTCTTAGTGAGGTAGCTTGGAGTCTTTTTGGAGAAACGACACCCGGTTGGGCTAGAGTTCAGGCTATTTGTGACTGGATACATTCTAATATTACCTACGGCTACGAATATACCTATCCTCATAAAACGGCGTATCAAGTATATACCGAAAGGGCGGGAGTCTGTCGAGATTTTACCCATCTTGCCATTACTTTTTGTCGGTGTTTAAATATTCCTGCCCGTTATTGTGCAGGGTATTTAGGGGATATCGGGGTAGAACCTCTGACAACTCCGATGGACTTTCATGCCTGGTTTGAAGTATTTTTAGGCGGGCAGTGGTATGCTTTTGATGCTCGTCATAATCGACCCCGTATAGGACGTATATTAATGGTACGAGGGCGAGATGCTACCGATACAGCTTTCATGACTTCTTTTGGGGCTTATGAGTTGGTTCAGTTGAAAGTGTGGGCACTAGAAATGAAAACCTATCAAATATCGGCGGCTTAA
- a CDS encoding TIGR00297 family protein — MLSSIELSNPWLIGIALNTILVAIAFILPKKLLTPAGYIHAWILGVLIWGTLQWRGYLIVLFYFFVGSAVTRIGMEQKEKEGIAEKRSGQRGPENVWGSALIAAICAILTLWVDPFWQKLLILGYVANFSTKLADTTASEVGKAYGKRTFLITTLQPVARGTEGAVSLEGTLAGVAASVVIAALAWAMGLIDEIGIVWCVIAAFIATNLESLIGATLQSKWDWLTNELVNVINTLIGAVVAILLAYLISF, encoded by the coding sequence ATGCTGTCATCCATAGAATTATCTAACCCTTGGTTAATTGGCATCGCCCTCAATACAATTTTAGTTGCTATCGCTTTTATCCTTCCTAAAAAGTTACTCACACCGGCAGGATATATTCATGCTTGGATCTTAGGCGTTCTCATTTGGGGGACTCTCCAATGGCGCGGCTATTTAATCGTTTTATTTTACTTTTTTGTCGGATCAGCAGTCACTCGTATTGGCATGGAACAAAAGGAAAAAGAAGGTATTGCAGAAAAACGTTCCGGACAACGAGGCCCTGAAAATGTCTGGGGGTCTGCCCTTATTGCGGCTATCTGCGCTATTCTTACCTTATGGGTTGATCCTTTTTGGCAAAAGTTATTAATCTTAGGTTATGTGGCTAATTTTAGTACCAAACTTGCCGATACTACCGCCAGTGAAGTTGGTAAAGCTTACGGAAAACGAACTTTTTTAATTACCACTTTACAACCTGTGGCTAGAGGAACTGAAGGCGCTGTTAGTTTAGAGGGAACATTAGCCGGAGTAGCCGCTTCTGTTGTGATTGCCGCTTTAGCTTGGGCTATGGGTTTAATTGATGAAATAGGAATAGTTTGGTGTGTGATTGCTGCCTTTATTGCTACTAATTTAGAGAGTTTAATTGGGGCAACTCTTCAGTCTAAATGGGACTGGTTAACGAATGAATTAGTTAATGTCATTAATACTTTGATCGGGGCTGTTGTAGCTATTTTATTAGCTTATTTAATTTCCTTTTGA
- a CDS encoding metal-dependent hydrolase, translating into MMSLTHAAIATAVVSFSFADFSPNILILAAIGSQLPDLDLSNSYVGQICFPVSHYLEDHFPHRSITHSLLATAATAIASIALAQGWLHLGWKVALALPVGHLFSCYADMFTKKGVQWFYPLPAWCVHGSNPNRRLRTGGLGEYWVLAGAIALLVSNYYLVQSGGLVQTASQQLGIKSSLLKMYDQNANRHHIWANIQGAKASDRSLINGRYLILAADGDEFIVTDGQGIYKTWEQIIPRRLTTSVGEIATTVVQKITMNHEPVTPIFQQIAAAHPNAVILLSGELEITFADEMVPTQGVDQFPTLTVSGKTATLTYHPLALALSDFEHQYASGSLSVKMITPIPEF; encoded by the coding sequence ATGATGAGTTTAACCCATGCGGCTATTGCCACAGCCGTCGTATCATTTAGTTTTGCTGATTTTTCTCCTAATATTTTAATTTTAGCCGCTATCGGTTCTCAACTCCCGGATCTTGACCTGAGTAACAGCTACGTCGGTCAAATCTGCTTTCCGGTGTCCCATTATCTAGAAGACCATTTCCCTCATCGCAGTATCACCCATTCCTTACTAGCAACAGCCGCTACAGCTATTGCATCTATAGCCCTGGCTCAAGGATGGTTGCATTTGGGCTGGAAGGTTGCATTAGCTCTTCCTGTGGGGCATCTGTTTTCCTGTTATGCAGATATGTTTACCAAAAAAGGTGTACAGTGGTTTTATCCCTTACCCGCTTGGTGTGTACATGGAAGCAACCCGAACCGTCGTCTCAGGACAGGGGGGTTAGGAGAATATTGGGTTTTAGCCGGTGCCATTGCCTTATTAGTTTCGAATTACTACTTAGTACAATCTGGGGGTTTAGTACAAACTGCCTCTCAACAACTGGGAATTAAAAGCAGTTTACTAAAAATGTATGATCAAAATGCTAATCGTCATCATATCTGGGCCAACATTCAGGGAGCAAAAGCCAGTGATCGATCTCTCATTAACGGACGATATTTAATTTTAGCGGCTGATGGGGATGAATTTATTGTTACTGATGGGCAAGGAATTTACAAAACTTGGGAGCAAATTATTCCCAGACGCTTAACTACCAGTGTCGGCGAAATAGCCACAACTGTTGTGCAAAAAATAACCATGAACCATGAACCAGTCACTCCTATTTTTCAACAAATTGCTGCCGCTCATCCGAATGCGGTGATTCTTCTGAGTGGAGAGTTAGAAATAACTTTTGCTGATGAAATGGTTCCTACACAGGGAGTTGATCAATTTCCTACCCTTACCGTTTCAGGGAAAACAGCCACTTTAACTTATCATCCTTTAGCCTTAGCCCTCTCTGACTTTGAGCATCAATATGCAAGCGGCAGTCTCAGCGTTAAAATGATTACCCCTATACCGGAGTTTTGA
- a CDS encoding photosystem II protein, Psb35-related, giving the protein MLSLLIAVMLVGWVAAALIGTQAYFRGEQSKPIHARNWRSDSFEAIAKSVTGKDTDSDRIPGFTADAYTSQNLPRA; this is encoded by the coding sequence ATGCTGAGTCTATTAATCGCTGTAATGCTTGTCGGTTGGGTAGCGGCTGCACTGATTGGCACCCAAGCCTATTTTAGAGGAGAGCAAAGCAAGCCAATTCATGCTCGTAACTGGCGCTCAGATTCTTTTGAAGCCATTGCTAAGTCCGTGACAGGAAAAGATACTGATAGCGATCGTATCCCCGGTTTTACGGCTGACGCTTACACCAGCCAAAACTTGCCAAGAGCTTAA
- a CDS encoding mechanosensitive ion channel family protein has product MPKKSPQQPGASRFWRKSRSGCIHWIIIILMVLSCVFSTGSVSAQPQQTAPIIVDGNPIFEVSPSGQFTASQRADEANRILREIIKDSKSPVRVEIDSNRDLPVILVNNSHILSVTSNDLPKGRSITEQAKIWQQQLAQAIEQAQYERTLSYLMTATLISLAVLLVAFFITYQLEKLWHRWIDPLLERANSQVLLTETGQPLTQLPTQPRPKIQVFSEVFLNLIKGLIGFISIIYVTRLFPQTRQLSYDFVNLIVNSLVADLVTLGDKQYSVLDLVFLIAVLIALVFFARTLGVVLRSRVLSFTGLSRAAQETIALMANYTMVFIGAIIILQLWGLDISSLTVFAGVLGVGIGLGIQGIAKEFVSGLVLIFERPIQVGDFVEVGELMGTVERISVRSTEIKTLDQISVILPNSRFLESEVINWNHRTPVSRLKLAVGVAYGSDLSLVKNALLDAAKQHKEVLTNPPPKVGFVGFGDSCLDFQLLIWISKPNKQFQIKSDLYFIIDSIFRKRGINIPFPQQDLNIESGKLQVEISPELINSLTELSQSLAAWIKHQTNSQE; this is encoded by the coding sequence TTGCCAAAAAAATCGCCACAACAACCAGGGGCTTCCCGTTTCTGGAGAAAAAGCCGTTCTGGTTGTATTCATTGGATTATTATCATCTTAATGGTGTTAAGTTGTGTTTTCAGCACAGGTTCAGTGTCTGCACAACCTCAGCAAACAGCCCCCATTATCGTTGATGGTAATCCCATTTTTGAGGTGAGTCCATCAGGACAATTTACCGCCAGTCAACGCGCCGACGAAGCTAACCGTATATTAAGAGAAATTATTAAAGATTCTAAAAGCCCTGTGCGGGTTGAGATCGATAGTAACCGAGATTTACCGGTTATTTTGGTTAATAATTCTCATATACTTTCGGTAACTTCTAATGATCTCCCCAAAGGCAGAAGTATTACAGAACAAGCCAAAATTTGGCAACAACAACTCGCACAAGCTATTGAACAAGCGCAATATGAACGGACTTTAAGCTATTTAATGACAGCAACGTTAATCTCTTTAGCAGTGCTGTTAGTCGCTTTTTTCATTACCTACCAACTAGAAAAACTTTGGCATCGTTGGATTGATCCTTTATTAGAACGAGCTAACAGTCAGGTTTTATTAACAGAAACCGGCCAACCCTTAACTCAACTTCCCACTCAGCCCAGACCTAAAATACAGGTGTTTTCGGAAGTTTTTCTCAATTTAATTAAAGGGCTAATTGGGTTTATTAGTATTATTTATGTGACTCGTCTTTTTCCTCAAACTCGCCAGTTAAGCTATGATTTTGTTAATCTTATTGTCAATAGTTTAGTGGCTGATCTTGTTACTTTAGGCGATAAGCAATATTCGGTTTTAGACCTTGTTTTTTTAATTGCTGTGTTGATCGCCCTCGTTTTCTTCGCCAGAACCCTAGGCGTTGTGCTGCGATCACGAGTCTTGAGTTTTACTGGCCTTAGTCGAGCCGCTCAAGAAACCATTGCCTTAATGGCTAATTATACGATGGTATTTATTGGCGCGATTATTATTTTACAACTGTGGGGATTAGATATTAGTTCTCTGACCGTTTTTGCCGGCGTATTAGGTGTAGGTATTGGCTTAGGTATTCAGGGCATTGCTAAAGAATTTGTCAGTGGTTTAGTCTTAATTTTTGAGCGTCCTATTCAAGTGGGTGATTTTGTAGAAGTTGGGGAATTAATGGGAACTGTAGAACGAATTAGTGTACGCTCTACCGAAATTAAAACGCTCGATCAAATCTCAGTTATTTTGCCGAATTCTCGCTTTTTAGAATCAGAAGTTATTAATTGGAATCATCGAACTCCTGTATCTCGGCTAAAATTAGCGGTTGGGGTGGCATACGGTTCGGATTTATCTTTAGTGAAAAATGCTCTGTTAGATGCGGCTAAACAACATAAAGAAGTTTTAACGAATCCGCCGCCTAAAGTGGGTTTTGTCGGGTTTGGAGATAGTTGTCTAGATTTTCAATTATTGATTTGGATTTCTAAGCCGAATAAGCAATTTCAGATTAAAAGTGATTTATACTTTATTATTGATTCTATTTTTCGCAAACGGGGTATCAATATTCCTTTTCCTCAGCAAGATTTAAATATTGAATCGGGAAAGTTGCAAGTTGAAATTTCTCCTGAGTTAATTAATTCTTTAACTGAGTTATCTCAAAGTTTAGCCGCTTGGATTAAACATCAAACCAATTCTCAGGAATAG